A window of the Hordeum vulgare subsp. vulgare chromosome 5H, MorexV3_pseudomolecules_assembly, whole genome shotgun sequence genome harbors these coding sequences:
- the LOC123397912 gene encoding 11S globulin seed storage protein 2-like, with protein MSAKAGKPLVQTDAGAYIAWSGADQPELATEGLGCGLLMLRPLGFALPHYADSNKFGYVLGGSGVAGVLPVAAKERVVRLEAGDVIAVRTGDVSWWYNDNDGHADDLSILFIGDTARALSPGDISYFFLAGGNSVLSGLDPVLLTRAWPRVTEEQAATAFRSQPAVLLTRLSTKLAGVCPREDDRTGLVVNAGHVAAGTLKTVTASDLAGLGGLGFSAVLGRLEPGAARAPWVLREGAAQAVYVARGSARVQVSAAAGGEKLLMDEEVAAGSLFVVPRFAVALVAAGAEGVEWVSLIKSARPVVEHLTGEGSVFGGLTARVVQASLNVAPELVKLL; from the exons ATGTCTGCGAAGGCCGGCAAGCCCCTGGTCCAGACCGACGCGGGAGCGTACATCGCGTGGTCCGGCGCCGACCAGCCGGAGCTCGCAACGGAGGGGCTCGGGTGTGGCCTTCTCATGCTCCGGCCCCTCGGCTTCGCTCTGCCGCACTACGCCGACTCGAACAAGTTCGGCTACGTCCTGGGTGGCTCCGGGGTGGCCGGGGTCCTCCCGGTCGCCGCCAAGGAGAGGGTCGTCCGCCTCGAGGCCGGCGACGTCATCGCCGTGCGCACGGGGGACGTCTCGTGGTGGTACAACGACAACGACGGCCACGCTGATGACTTGTCCATCTTGTTCATAGGCGACACGGCGCGCGCCCTCAGCCCGggagacatctcatacttcttccTCGCCGGCGGCAACAGCGTCCTGAGCGGCCTCGACCCGGTCCTCCTCACCAGGGCGTGGCCTAGGGTGACGGAGGAGCAGGCGGCCACCGCGTTCCGGAGCCAGCCGGCCGTCCTCCTCACCAGGCTGAGCACGAAGCTGGCCGGCGTATGCCCGCGCGAGGACGACAGGACAGGGCTCGTCGTGAACGCTGGTCACGTCGCCGCAGGGACCCTGAAGACGGTCACGGCGTCGGATCTGGCCGGCCTGGGCGGCCTCGGTTTCAGCGCGGTCCTCGGGCGGCTCGAGCCCGGCGCCGCCAGGGCGCCGTGGGTGCTGCGCGAGGGCGCGGCGCAGGCGGTGTACGTGGCCCGCGGGAGCGCGCGCGTCCAGGTGTCAGCCGCAGCAGGCGGCGAGAAACTTCTGATGGACGAGGAGGTCGCGGCGGGGAGCTTGTTCGTCGTGCCGCGGTTCGCCGTGGCGCTCGTCGCCGCCGGCGCCGAGGGAGTAGAGTGGGTGTCGCTGATCAAGAGCGCCAG GCCCGTGGTGGAGCACCTGACCGGGGAGGGCTCGGTTTTCGGCGGCTTGACTGCTCGGGTGGTGCAGGCATCGCTGAACGTGGCGCCGGAGCTGGTGAAGCTGCTCTGA